From Gemmatimonadaceae bacterium, a single genomic window includes:
- a CDS encoding ABC transporter permease, whose product MSIWRQLTRGLRTLARRGETDAELNDEVRDYLDRTTAANVARGMSRSAAHRAARLELGNPTVTQERVRNSGWEHGVETLIVDVRYGLRRLRSNLGFTAVSAITLALGVGATTVIFSAINPILFKSLPYPRADHILAVSDVSSGPVTFGTYREILQRSRSFDALAPFKPWQPTLEGGSEPERLNGQAVGSDFFRVLGVMPARGRAFTAAEDRSGGPRVIVISDALWHRRFGGDQAIVGHTITLDDDPWLVVGIMPPSFEDVTDAGADLWMPLQYKTVFTPDDREWGHHLRLIGRERAGVTLAAARADLNQIARAPRPDLPRVPWASLANGLRVESLQDQVAGDVRPALLAVFSAVLVLLVIACVNVTNLLLARGAQRRGEFALRAALGAERGRLVRQLITESMLLSLFGGLLGILVAVAGLRAFVAVSPAGLPHVASMHLDGSALTFGLLLTTVIGLAVGVLPALHASRDDLQAGLQETSRRSVGEHHVTRRVLVVAEVALSLMLLVSAGLLLRSLQRVFAVDVGFDSSNLLTMQVQLTGPRYRQDDAKARFLDEALDAVRRVPGVTEAAFTQQLPLSGEFDVYGVHLERNSDPKDDGAALRYAVTPDYFTAMRIPLVRGRLLNAHDVAGQPRAALINQSFARSEFGADDPIGQRFRFGPDDGQWYTVVGVVGDVKQAIDALDSRKAVYITPSQWHWVDNLVSLVVRTRSASDASSMAPTVRGAIWSVDRNQPVVRVATMSTLVSTATAGRRFALVLFEVFGVAALVLAAVGIYGVLSGSVTERIREIGVRAAMGAAPTDILALILRQGMMLTAVGVALGLIGAAAATRGLVTMLFGVTRLDPPTYVGVVVLLFGVSAVACWMPAWRAARIDPSVTLRAE is encoded by the coding sequence ATGTCCATTTGGCGGCAACTGACGCGCGGGCTCCGGACGCTGGCGCGACGCGGCGAGACCGACGCCGAGCTGAACGACGAGGTACGCGACTATCTCGACCGCACGACCGCCGCGAACGTCGCGCGCGGGATGTCGCGCAGCGCGGCGCATCGAGCGGCGCGGCTCGAGCTCGGGAATCCGACCGTCACGCAGGAGCGCGTGCGAAATTCCGGATGGGAGCACGGCGTCGAGACGCTGATCGTCGACGTCCGCTACGGACTTCGTCGACTGCGATCGAACCTGGGTTTCACCGCGGTCAGCGCGATCACGCTCGCCCTCGGGGTCGGCGCGACCACCGTGATCTTCAGCGCGATCAATCCGATTCTCTTCAAGTCGCTTCCCTACCCTCGCGCCGACCACATCCTCGCCGTGTCCGACGTCTCGAGCGGACCCGTGACGTTCGGTACCTATCGAGAGATCCTCCAGCGTAGCCGATCGTTCGACGCGCTCGCTCCGTTCAAGCCGTGGCAGCCGACGCTCGAAGGCGGGTCGGAGCCGGAACGGCTGAACGGCCAGGCCGTCGGTTCCGACTTCTTCCGCGTTCTCGGCGTGATGCCGGCGCGAGGCCGCGCGTTCACCGCCGCCGAGGATCGCAGCGGCGGCCCTCGCGTCATTGTCATCAGCGACGCGCTCTGGCATCGCCGGTTCGGCGGCGACCAAGCGATCGTCGGGCACACCATCACTCTCGACGACGATCCATGGCTCGTGGTCGGCATCATGCCGCCGTCGTTCGAGGACGTGACCGACGCGGGCGCGGATCTCTGGATGCCGCTCCAGTACAAGACCGTGTTCACGCCCGACGATCGCGAGTGGGGCCACCACCTGCGCCTCATCGGTCGAGAGCGAGCCGGCGTCACGCTGGCCGCGGCGCGTGCGGACTTGAACCAGATCGCGCGCGCCCCGCGTCCTGATCTGCCGCGGGTCCCCTGGGCGTCCCTCGCGAACGGCCTGCGGGTCGAGTCGCTCCAGGACCAAGTCGCGGGCGACGTTCGGCCGGCGCTGCTGGCCGTGTTCAGCGCGGTGCTCGTCCTGCTCGTCATCGCCTGCGTCAACGTGACCAACCTGTTGCTGGCCCGCGGCGCGCAGCGGCGCGGCGAGTTCGCGTTGCGCGCCGCCCTCGGCGCCGAGCGCGGACGGCTCGTGCGACAGCTGATCACCGAGAGCATGCTGCTCTCGCTGTTCGGTGGGCTCCTCGGCATCCTCGTCGCGGTCGCGGGGCTGCGCGCGTTCGTCGCGGTCAGTCCCGCGGGTTTGCCGCACGTGGCATCCATGCACCTGGACGGGAGCGCGCTCACGTTTGGTCTTTTGTTGACGACCGTCATCGGGCTCGCGGTCGGCGTACTCCCGGCACTTCACGCCTCGCGCGACGATCTGCAAGCCGGACTGCAGGAGACGTCGCGCCGCTCGGTCGGCGAGCACCATGTGACGCGGCGAGTGCTCGTCGTCGCCGAGGTCGCGCTTTCTCTCATGCTGCTCGTGAGCGCGGGATTGCTTCTCCGCAGCCTGCAGCGGGTGTTCGCGGTGGACGTCGGATTCGATTCGTCGAATCTGCTGACCATGCAGGTCCAGCTCACGGGCCCGCGCTATCGGCAGGACGACGCGAAGGCGCGGTTTCTCGACGAAGCACTCGACGCCGTGCGCCGGGTGCCCGGTGTCACCGAGGCCGCATTCACGCAGCAGTTGCCGTTGAGCGGCGAGTTCGACGTCTACGGCGTACATCTGGAACGAAACTCGGACCCCAAAGACGATGGGGCCGCGCTTCGCTACGCCGTAACGCCGGATTACTTCACCGCGATGCGCATTCCGTTGGTCCGCGGCCGGTTGCTGAACGCGCACGACGTCGCGGGCCAGCCGCGCGCGGCGTTGATCAATCAGAGTTTCGCGAGGTCGGAATTCGGCGCCGACGATCCGATCGGACAACGTTTCCGCTTCGGCCCCGACGACGGCCAGTGGTACACGGTGGTCGGCGTGGTGGGCGACGTGAAGCAGGCGATCGATGCCCTCGATAGCCGCAAAGCGGTCTACATCACGCCGTCGCAATGGCATTGGGTGGACAACCTCGTGTCGCTCGTCGTTCGGACGCGAAGCGCGAGCGACGCGTCGTCGATGGCACCGACGGTACGGGGCGCGATCTGGTCGGTCGATCGCAACCAGCCCGTCGTGCGCGTCGCGACGATGTCGACGCTCGTCTCCACGGCGACCGCCGGGCGACGCTTCGCCCTCGTACTGTTCGAGGTGTTCGGCGTCGCGGCGCTCGTGTTGGCGGCCGTCGGGATCTACGGCGTTCTCTCGGGCAGCGTGACCGAGCGGATTCGGGAGATCGGCGTACGCGCGGCGATGGGCGCGGCGCCAACCGACATCCTCGCGCTCATTCTGCGGCAGGGCATGATGCTGACGGCCGTCGGAGTCGCGCTCGGGCTCATCGGTGCGGCGGCAGCGACGCGCGGACTCGTGACGATGCTCTTCGGCGTCACCCGCCTCGATCCACCAACGTACGTCGGCGTAGTCGTCTTGCTCTTCGGAGTCTCCGCGGTCGCCTGCTGGATGCCTGCCTGGCGCGCCGCGCGCATCGATCCGTCGGTCACGCTGCGCGCCGAGTAG
- a CDS encoding YidB family protein, translated as MGLFDGLLGGIVGAGMVSVVSDIIDKHGGLNGVVNQFQRQGFGDTVKSWVGTGRNMPISPDELHKVLGTDTMNQLAAKLGMTPDELAQKLSTALPQAIDKLTPHGVVPAGQ; from the coding sequence ATGGGACTCTTTGACGGTCTTTTGGGCGGCATCGTCGGCGCAGGCATGGTGTCGGTCGTCAGTGACATCATCGACAAGCACGGCGGATTGAACGGAGTGGTGAATCAGTTTCAGAGGCAGGGATTCGGCGACACGGTCAAGTCGTGGGTCGGCACGGGGCGGAACATGCCGATCTCGCCGGACGAGCTTCACAAAGTCCTCGGGACCGACACGATGAATCAGCTCGCGGCCAAGCTCGGGATGACGCCCGACGAGCTGGCGCAGAAGCTATCCACCGCGCTGCCGCAAGCGATCGACAAGCTCACGCCGCACGGCGTCGTTCCGGCCGGCCAGTAG
- a CDS encoding serine/threonine-protein kinase — MTTELLEQLQQTLGDFYVIERELAPGGMSRLFLATESSLGRKVVIKMLPPETASEVSAARFQREVQLAARLQHPNILPVLSTGTSGDGFYYVMPYVAGESLRHRLESGNRFPIHEALRVLREIADALALAHSRGIVHRDIKPANILLQEGHAVLTDFGIARAVEEARLETTAERLTATGIGIGTLGYMAPEQLAGEKGLDARADVYALAVVGYEMLAGKPPFSRPTAQALVAAHLTEPPPSLSEVAPDVPPVISTIIERALAKAPDDRYRTAADFRDALDLQMTAAFQVVPTKPKVPRWAIVGGSTVAGLAIAAAAFFATRPPKLDPNYVVVVPFNVQGSADPKFRESMVDLLGPIAVGWVKTVPATRYLRKWKASSHADEASAAQLGRQMGAGLAIYGTVAGLPHDSLSVTATVFNVVSGKKVGVTHQRMGPGDDPRHIVSELVKDLRSELSTLKPLAAFRATWLEETTAPALEAFLIGEQFYRQSAWDSAAAYYLRAIGSDSALALASRHAGLAFGWLRGTNDSLARAYLAAAGRHNRGLPERDSILVAADAMRASLAAFETDTSYRATVVSLFRTLRAARDSFPNDPEVWFALADAYFHYGFGPGLSVSEDTIRAAFDRSIALDSGFTPAYIHAIELSVTRDGRDAGLAYADRYLALSPTDEEADGIRVLTLLLRDGGINGKTVRVLDTLSSKAIQTAWLIVRRWPDTTEIGTRLLQLPNRAREPTSAFIFNPGYRRRYLVDELALRGRLREAFDTLGTNIGGIEAEPFGFLALMGGVPTDTARAVFARMLHDRSVWVAAALPWWAAHGDTASLVGAVARADSQVAKAATPVSRRNAGYRVAATRAYLSLARHSTDALAQFRALPDSLCPACYLDRYTKARLLDSLGFHVEAETALGERLYSLLTPLEIPWALERALVAEKLQHYPAASRAYALVARAWSRGDGPQRAVAMQAATKAGQLGGDQPLPVRVGNSDR, encoded by the coding sequence GTGACGACGGAACTCCTCGAACAACTTCAACAGACCCTCGGTGATTTCTACGTCATCGAGCGCGAGCTTGCCCCGGGCGGTATGAGCCGGCTGTTCCTGGCGACCGAGTCGTCGCTCGGCCGCAAGGTCGTGATCAAGATGCTCCCGCCCGAGACGGCGAGCGAAGTGAGCGCGGCGCGTTTTCAGCGAGAGGTGCAGCTCGCCGCGCGCCTGCAGCACCCGAACATCCTTCCGGTTCTCTCGACGGGAACGAGCGGCGACGGGTTCTACTACGTCATGCCGTACGTGGCCGGCGAGTCACTGCGTCACCGCCTCGAGAGCGGCAACCGCTTCCCGATTCACGAAGCGCTGCGTGTGTTGCGCGAGATCGCCGATGCGCTCGCGCTGGCCCACAGCCGCGGCATCGTGCACCGCGACATCAAGCCGGCGAACATCCTGCTGCAAGAAGGGCACGCGGTGCTCACTGACTTCGGCATCGCGCGCGCGGTCGAGGAAGCGCGCCTCGAGACGACCGCCGAGCGGCTTACCGCGACGGGCATTGGCATCGGCACGCTCGGCTACATGGCGCCGGAACAGCTGGCGGGTGAGAAGGGGCTCGACGCCCGAGCCGACGTCTACGCGCTGGCGGTCGTCGGTTACGAGATGCTCGCTGGGAAACCACCATTCTCGCGCCCGACCGCGCAGGCCCTGGTCGCGGCGCATTTGACGGAGCCGCCGCCGTCGCTCTCGGAAGTCGCGCCGGACGTGCCGCCGGTCATCAGCACGATCATCGAGAGAGCGCTCGCCAAAGCGCCGGACGATCGCTATCGCACGGCCGCCGATTTCCGCGACGCGCTCGATCTTCAGATGACCGCAGCGTTCCAGGTGGTTCCGACGAAACCGAAGGTGCCGCGCTGGGCGATTGTCGGTGGTTCCACGGTCGCGGGGTTGGCGATTGCCGCCGCGGCCTTCTTCGCGACGCGCCCGCCGAAGCTCGATCCCAACTACGTCGTCGTGGTTCCGTTCAACGTGCAAGGCAGCGCGGATCCGAAGTTCAGGGAGAGCATGGTCGACCTACTCGGACCGATCGCGGTGGGCTGGGTGAAGACAGTCCCGGCGACGCGGTACCTTCGTAAGTGGAAGGCGTCGTCGCACGCCGATGAGGCGAGTGCCGCCCAACTCGGGCGCCAAATGGGCGCGGGGCTCGCGATCTACGGCACCGTCGCGGGCTTGCCCCACGACTCACTCTCGGTCACGGCGACGGTCTTCAATGTGGTCAGCGGAAAGAAAGTCGGCGTCACGCACCAACGTATGGGTCCTGGCGACGATCCCAGGCACATCGTCAGTGAGTTGGTCAAGGATCTGCGGAGCGAGCTCAGCACGCTCAAGCCCTTGGCCGCCTTTCGCGCGACGTGGCTCGAGGAAACGACGGCCCCCGCGCTCGAAGCATTTCTCATCGGCGAACAGTTCTACCGCCAATCGGCGTGGGATTCCGCCGCCGCCTATTACCTGCGAGCGATCGGTTCCGATTCGGCACTTGCTTTGGCGAGCCGGCACGCGGGACTCGCCTTTGGTTGGCTCCGAGGCACGAACGATTCGCTCGCGCGCGCGTACCTGGCGGCGGCCGGGCGGCACAACAGGGGATTGCCCGAACGAGATAGCATCCTCGTCGCCGCTGACGCCATGCGCGCATCGCTCGCGGCGTTCGAGACCGATACGAGTTACCGCGCGACTGTCGTTTCACTGTTCAGGACGTTACGCGCCGCCCGCGACAGCTTTCCGAACGATCCGGAGGTGTGGTTCGCTCTGGCCGACGCGTACTTCCACTACGGATTCGGCCCAGGCCTCAGCGTTTCCGAAGATACGATCCGCGCGGCATTCGATCGGTCGATTGCGCTCGACTCGGGTTTCACGCCGGCCTACATCCACGCGATCGAGCTCTCGGTCACGCGCGACGGGCGCGACGCTGGGCTGGCGTACGCCGATCGCTATCTGGCCCTCAGCCCGACTGACGAAGAGGCCGATGGCATTCGCGTCCTCACGCTGCTGCTGCGCGACGGTGGCATCAACGGCAAGACCGTTCGCGTCCTCGACACGTTGTCGAGCAAAGCGATTCAGACGGCGTGGTTGATCGTGCGTCGTTGGCCGGATACGACGGAAATCGGCACGAGACTTCTTCAGCTTCCCAACCGCGCGCGAGAGCCGACGTCGGCGTTCATCTTCAACCCGGGATATCGGCGCAGGTACCTCGTCGACGAGCTTGCTTTGCGCGGCAGGCTGCGCGAGGCGTTCGACACGTTGGGGACGAACATCGGTGGTATCGAGGCGGAGCCGTTCGGCTTTCTCGCACTGATGGGTGGTGTGCCGACTGACACGGCGAGAGCGGTTTTCGCGCGCATGCTGCACGATCGAAGCGTGTGGGTCGCGGCCGCTCTCCCCTGGTGGGCCGCGCATGGTGACACGGCATCGCTCGTGGGCGCAGTGGCGCGCGCCGACAGCCAGGTCGCAAAAGCAGCGACGCCGGTGAGTCGCCGAAACGCCGGCTATCGAGTGGCGGCGACGCGCGCGTATCTGTCGCTCGCGCGCCACAGCACCGATGCACTCGCGCAATTCCGCGCGCTTCCTGATTCGCTCTGTCCAGCTTGCTATCTCGATCGATACACGAAGGCACGATTGCTCGATAGTCTGGGCTTCCATGTCGAGGCAGAGACCGCGCTTGGCGAACGTCTCTACTCGTTGCTCACGCCACTCGAGATCCCGTGGGCACTCGAGCGAGCCCTAGTGGCAGAAAAACTGCAGCACTACCCGGCCGCGTCGCGCGCGTACGCGTTGGTGGCCCGGGCGTGGTCGCGGGGGGACGGGCCTCAACGAGCGGTTGCCATGCAGGCCGCAACGAAAGCTGGACAACTGGGCGGCGATCAGCCGCTGCCAGTACGAGTGGGCAACTCGGATCGTTGA
- a CDS encoding PadR family transcriptional regulator, translated as MNASRNRTRRMDQPNTDVIQGTLDLLILKTLSLQPMHGFGIARRVEDISRGVFKVNPGSLLVALQRLERQGWLDAEWRQTENARRAKFYTLTRAGRKQLDFETADWRRRANAVARLLSAEG; from the coding sequence GTGAACGCGTCACGCAATCGGACGCGACGCATGGACCAGCCGAACACCGACGTCATTCAGGGCACGCTCGACCTGCTCATCCTCAAGACGCTCAGCCTTCAGCCAATGCACGGCTTCGGGATCGCGCGCCGCGTCGAGGACATCTCGCGCGGCGTCTTCAAGGTGAATCCCGGCTCGCTGCTCGTCGCGCTGCAGCGCCTCGAGCGTCAGGGCTGGCTCGACGCGGAATGGCGGCAGACCGAGAACGCACGCCGCGCGAAGTTCTACACGCTCACGCGCGCCGGACGAAAGCAGCTCGACTTCGAGACAGCCGACTGGAGGCGCCGCGCCAACGCGGTCGCGCGCCTGCTCAGCGCGGAGGGATGA